The following coding sequences are from one Hippopotamus amphibius kiboko isolate mHipAmp2 chromosome 9, mHipAmp2.hap2, whole genome shotgun sequence window:
- the LOC130859885 gene encoding 2,4-dienoyl-CoA reductase [(3E)-enoyl-CoA-producing], mitochondrial-like: protein MALLGGVLCAWGRDPQRFFSYGTKILYQNNEDFQPKFFPPLQKVMLPPNSFQGKVAFITGGGTGLGKGMTTYLSSLGAQCVIASRKIDVLKATAEQISSQTGNKVHAIQCDVRDPGMVQSTVSELIKVVGHPDIVINNAAGNFISPTERLSANAWKTITDIVLNGTAFVTLEIRKQLIKAQKGASFLAITTIYAETGSGFVVPSASAKAGVEAMNKSLAAEWGKYGMRFNVIQPGPIKTKGAFSRLDPTGAFEKDMIDRIPCGRLGTVEELANLAAFLCSDYASWINGAVIRFDGGEEVLISGEFNSLRRVTKEQWDTTEELIRKTK from the coding sequence ATGGCGCTGTTAGGCGGGGTGCTCTGCGCTTGGGGCCGCGATCCTCAGCGGTTTTTCAGTTATGGAACAAAAATATTATATCAAAACAATGAAGATTTTCAGCCTAAATTCTTTCCACCCTTACAAAAAGTGATGCTACCACCAAATAGTTTTCAAGGAAAAGTAGCATTCATTACTGGAGGAGGTACTGGCCTTGGTAAAGGAATGACAACTTATCTGTCCAGCCTAGGTGCACAGTGTGTGATAGCCAGCCGGAAAATTGATGTTTTGAAAGCAACTGCAGAACAAATTTCTTCTCAAACTGGAAATAAGGTTCATGCAATTCAGTGTGATGTGAGGGATCCTGGCATGGTGCAAAGCACTGTGTCAGAACTGATCAAAGTCGTAGGACATCCTGATATTGTGATAAACAATGCAGCAGGGAATTTTATTTCTCCCACCGAAAGACTCTCTGCTAATGCTTGGAAGACCATAACTGACATAGTTCTAAATGGCACAGCTTTTGTGACACTAGAAATCAGAAAGCAACTAATCAAAGCACAGAAAGGAGCATCCTTTCTTGCTATTACAACCATCTATGCTGAGACTGGGTCAGGTTTTGTAGTACCAAGTGCTTCTGCTAAAGCAGGAGTGGAGGCCATGAACAAATCTCTTGCAGCTGAATGGGGTAAATATGGAATGAGATTCAATGTGATTCAACCAGGGCCTATAAAAACCAAAGGTGCCTTCAGCCGTCTTGACCCAACTGGAGCATTTGAGAAAGACATGATTGACAGAATTCCCTGTGGTCGGCTAGGAACTGTGGAAGAACTTGCAAATCTTGCTGCTTTCCTTTGTAGTGATTATGCTTCTTGGATTAATGGAGCTGTAATTAGATTTGATGGCGGAGAGGAAGTACTTATTTCAGGGGAATTCAACAGTCTGAGGAGGGTCACCAAGGAGCAGTGGGACACAACAGAAGAACTCATCAGGAAGACAAAATGA